Proteins from a genomic interval of Amycolatopsis sp. cg13:
- a CDS encoding AMP-binding protein, whose amino-acid sequence MAVVNESGSLVHALLDAAVASAPDAAAVRDRAGVWTYAELAAWSHAVEAVLARRGVRRGDRVVVQLPTDRALVALFHGTSRRGAVFVPINPAMKQFHFDSVVENAEPVLILQPAEFAPLWTEVEEAYREKTRVEPTDVALDDVAVLVYTSGSTAAPKGVIGPHRQVTFAAGAIQAVLGYRQDDVVFCRFPMSWDYGLYKVLLSTLGRSEIVLADAESDLRLLQRMREVGATVVPIVPSLATMIATLAERDQGEPAPVRLFTNTGAALPDSTIEKLRNAFPGVRVVRQFGQTECKRITVMPPEEDTERPGSSGLPLPGTTVHILAADGTPSPAGEIGEIVAAGPHVMPGYWRAPELSARAFRRDEATGELRLHTGDYGRLDEDGYLYFEGRRDDMFKRKGIRMSTLEIEAAAMDIPGVRAAGAIPPSETRDLAICVESDLPPTTVLKELAQRLEPQKVPALCHVVDEFPLTAHGKNATKELALLVEGARK is encoded by the coding sequence GTGGCAGTCGTGAACGAATCCGGTTCTCTCGTCCATGCCCTGCTCGACGCGGCGGTGGCCAGTGCGCCGGACGCCGCCGCGGTGCGCGACCGGGCGGGGGTGTGGACGTATGCCGAGCTGGCCGCTTGGAGTCACGCGGTGGAGGCGGTCCTCGCGCGGCGCGGGGTGCGGCGCGGCGATCGCGTGGTGGTGCAGCTGCCGACGGACCGCGCGCTGGTCGCGCTCTTCCACGGGACTTCCCGCCGGGGCGCGGTGTTCGTGCCGATCAACCCGGCGATGAAGCAGTTCCACTTCGACTCCGTTGTCGAGAACGCCGAACCGGTGCTGATCCTGCAGCCCGCGGAGTTCGCTCCACTGTGGACGGAAGTCGAAGAAGCCTACCGCGAGAAGACCCGCGTAGAGCCCACTGACGTTGCTCTGGACGACGTCGCGGTCCTCGTTTACACCTCCGGCAGCACGGCCGCGCCCAAGGGCGTCATCGGGCCGCACCGGCAGGTCACCTTCGCGGCCGGCGCGATCCAGGCGGTGCTGGGCTACCGCCAGGACGACGTCGTTTTCTGCCGGTTCCCGATGTCCTGGGACTACGGCCTGTACAAAGTCCTCCTCTCGACGCTCGGCCGCAGCGAAATCGTGCTCGCCGACGCCGAGTCCGATCTTCGCCTCCTGCAACGGATGCGTGAGGTCGGCGCGACGGTCGTCCCGATCGTGCCCTCGCTCGCCACGATGATCGCGACGCTGGCCGAGCGCGACCAGGGCGAACCGGCTCCGGTGCGGTTGTTCACCAACACCGGTGCGGCGCTGCCGGATTCGACCATCGAGAAGCTTCGTAACGCTTTCCCGGGCGTCCGCGTGGTCCGGCAGTTCGGCCAGACCGAGTGCAAGCGGATCACCGTGATGCCGCCCGAGGAAGACACTGAGCGTCCGGGTTCGTCGGGCCTCCCGCTGCCCGGCACGACCGTGCACATCCTCGCCGCCGATGGAACTCCGTCGCCTGCGGGCGAAATCGGCGAGATCGTGGCCGCTGGTCCGCACGTGATGCCCGGCTACTGGCGCGCCCCGGAGCTGTCCGCGCGAGCGTTCCGCCGCGACGAGGCCACCGGTGAACTCCGGCTGCACACCGGCGACTACGGACGACTCGACGAGGACGGTTACCTCTACTTCGAGGGCCGCCGCGACGACATGTTCAAGCGCAAGGGAATCCGGATGTCCACTTTGGAGATCGAAGCGGCCGCGATGGACATCCCGGGCGTGCGCGCGGCGGGTGCGATCCCGCCGAGCGAGACCCGCGACCTGGCGATCTGCGTGGAAAGCGACCTGCCGCCGACCACGGTGCTCAAGGAACTGGCGCAGCGGCTCGAGCCGCAGAAGGTGCCCGCGCTGTGCCACGTCGTGGACGAGTTCCCGCTCACCGCGCACGGCAAGAACGCGACGAAGGAACTCGCCCTGCTGGTGGAAGGTGCCCGCAAATGA
- a CDS encoding type III PLP-dependent enzyme: protein MSKYDELAARFGTPAYVYDLDVTAQSRDQLFSLLPEGFAVYYALKANPHPDIARELREGGCRAEISSTGELANALTAGFAPEDILYTGPGKTDGELDAAITAGVRLFSVESLTDLQHVGAAAERQGTVARCLLRVNTTQGSASTGIRMMGRPSQFGVDAETLPELMPLFKAVTGAKIVGAHFFTMSNAQDEDALLGEYEFVLQSAAQLRQEVGLPLELLDIGGGFSSPYAVPGERTDYPKLRNGLEQLLDLYLPEWRNGEVELACESGRYLSGTCGTLLAGVVNVKESRGHRFVILDAGINVVGGLSGIGRLLPAAVGVEQIGDNPGQLVGPLCTPGDSLSKAAKLPDLAAGDLLTVPNVGAYGVTASLISFLGRPAPTEVVVRGDEVISVSRLDYQRAYEVSP from the coding sequence ATGAGCAAGTACGACGAGCTGGCCGCACGGTTCGGCACGCCGGCTTACGTGTACGACCTTGACGTGACCGCCCAGTCGCGCGATCAGCTGTTCAGCCTGCTGCCCGAGGGGTTCGCGGTCTACTACGCGCTGAAGGCCAACCCGCATCCGGACATCGCAAGGGAACTCCGCGAGGGCGGTTGCCGCGCGGAGATCAGCTCGACCGGCGAGCTCGCCAACGCGCTGACCGCCGGGTTCGCGCCGGAGGACATCCTCTACACCGGCCCGGGCAAGACGGATGGCGAACTGGACGCGGCGATCACCGCGGGCGTCCGGTTGTTCTCCGTCGAATCGCTGACTGATCTGCAGCACGTCGGTGCCGCGGCGGAGCGGCAGGGCACTGTCGCGCGTTGCCTGCTGCGGGTGAACACCACGCAGGGCAGCGCGTCGACCGGGATCCGGATGATGGGCCGTCCGTCGCAGTTCGGCGTCGACGCCGAGACGTTGCCGGAGCTGATGCCGCTGTTCAAGGCGGTTACCGGAGCGAAGATCGTCGGCGCGCACTTCTTCACCATGAGCAACGCGCAGGACGAGGACGCACTGCTCGGCGAGTACGAGTTCGTGCTGCAGTCGGCCGCGCAGCTGCGCCAGGAAGTGGGACTGCCGCTGGAGCTGCTCGACATCGGCGGCGGGTTCTCGTCGCCGTACGCGGTTCCCGGCGAGCGCACCGACTACCCGAAGCTGCGCAACGGTTTGGAGCAGCTGCTTGACCTCTACCTGCCGGAATGGCGCAACGGCGAGGTGGAGCTGGCGTGCGAATCCGGCCGGTATCTCTCCGGGACCTGCGGGACGCTACTGGCCGGCGTCGTGAACGTGAAGGAGAGCCGCGGCCACCGGTTCGTCATTCTCGACGCCGGAATCAACGTGGTCGGCGGACTTTCCGGCATCGGACGGCTGCTGCCCGCCGCAGTTGGGGTCGAGCAGATCGGCGACAACCCAGGGCAACTCGTCGGTCCACTGTGTACTCCCGGCGACTCGCTTTCGAAAGCCGCGAAGCTGCCTGACCTGGCCGCTGGAGACCTGCTGACCGTGCCGAACGTGGGTGCGTACGGCGTGACCGCGAGTCTGATCAGTTTCCTGGGCCGTCCCGCGCCGACCGAAGTCGTGGTCCGCGGCGACGAGGTCATCTCGGTGTCTCGTTTGGACTATCAGCGGGCCTATGAGGTGTCGCCATGA
- a CDS encoding cobalamin B12-binding domain-containing protein, whose product MSEEVRAYGGSIVEEPSGRTVIVSSMASDSHTWNLVYLELLVGELGFDVVNLGACVPDELLESECVSRRPAMLVLSSVNGHGYQDGLRVVQRLRAISELRRLPIVIGGKLGTGGPLSDEQTAELLFAGFDGVFDEQNAAAFRHFAATLPGGVSQLEGA is encoded by the coding sequence ATGAGCGAGGAAGTCCGCGCTTACGGCGGCAGCATCGTCGAAGAACCCAGCGGGCGCACGGTGATCGTGAGCAGCATGGCATCGGACTCGCACACCTGGAACCTCGTCTACCTCGAACTTCTCGTGGGCGAGCTGGGTTTCGACGTCGTGAACCTCGGCGCGTGCGTGCCGGACGAGCTGCTGGAATCCGAATGCGTCAGCCGCCGTCCGGCGATGCTGGTGCTGAGCAGCGTCAACGGGCACGGCTACCAGGACGGGCTCCGGGTTGTGCAGCGCCTTCGAGCGATCTCCGAGCTGCGTCGGCTGCCGATCGTGATCGGCGGAAAACTCGGCACCGGCGGTCCGCTGTCCGACGAGCAGACTGCGGAACTGCTGTTCGCCGGGTTCGACGGAGTCTTCGACGAGCAGAACGCCGCTGCCTTCCGGCACTTCGCGGCCACGCTTCCCGGCGGGGTCAGCCAGTTGGAGGGAGCGTGA
- a CDS encoding methylaspartate mutase — protein MSFERFVAQRHAAGELVVQPRMGFDSPAAMRAGLVATKLANAATVGTLTLDSYTRVRDTDSAEHALRKGIPLNGYPIVNHPPEVTRAMLDGLEGPDFPVQVRHGSARPVDIFRAMIAAGLHATEGGPISYCLPYSRTPLDESVRNWAYCCDLLVDAEHPGGRPHLETFGGCMLGQLCPPSELVAISVLEALFFYRRGVRSISVSYAQQTNLQQDREAVAALRRLCAEFLPEATWHVVIYAYMGLFPRTPDGAMLLLGKAAELAMSTGSERLIVKTAAEAHRIPTVAENVTALEHAAASAKGIKATVDEDNQVYREAYALVDAVLNSHGDLDRALVVAFKRGLLDVPYCLHPDNAGQARSTLDADGRLGWSELGSLPLRGIAERAPSGRITSSTLMSALSYVQHTHDTQALEQPMTAIGGEPR, from the coding sequence GTGAGCTTCGAGCGGTTCGTAGCGCAGCGGCACGCGGCCGGGGAACTGGTCGTGCAGCCGCGCATGGGCTTCGACAGTCCGGCAGCGATGCGTGCCGGGCTGGTCGCGACCAAGCTCGCGAACGCCGCGACCGTCGGCACGCTCACGCTCGACAGCTACACCCGCGTCCGCGACACCGATTCCGCGGAACACGCGCTGCGCAAAGGAATTCCGCTCAACGGCTACCCGATCGTCAATCATCCGCCCGAGGTGACCCGGGCGATGCTCGACGGTCTCGAAGGCCCGGATTTCCCGGTGCAGGTCCGGCACGGTTCGGCCCGTCCGGTGGATATCTTCCGCGCGATGATCGCCGCCGGTCTGCACGCCACGGAAGGCGGCCCGATCTCCTACTGCCTGCCCTACAGCCGCACACCGCTCGACGAATCCGTGCGGAATTGGGCGTACTGCTGCGATCTGCTGGTCGACGCGGAACATCCGGGCGGCCGTCCGCATCTGGAGACGTTCGGCGGCTGCATGCTCGGACAGCTGTGCCCGCCGAGCGAACTGGTCGCGATCAGCGTGCTGGAAGCATTGTTCTTCTACCGCCGGGGCGTGCGCAGCATTTCCGTCAGCTACGCGCAGCAGACGAACCTCCAACAGGACCGCGAAGCCGTGGCCGCGCTGCGCCGGTTGTGCGCCGAATTCCTGCCGGAAGCCACCTGGCACGTGGTGATTTACGCCTACATGGGCCTCTTCCCGCGCACCCCCGACGGTGCGATGTTGTTGCTGGGCAAGGCCGCCGAGTTGGCGATGAGTACCGGTTCAGAGCGGCTGATCGTGAAGACGGCCGCCGAAGCCCACCGCATCCCGACCGTCGCCGAGAACGTGACCGCGCTTGAACACGCGGCGGCCTCGGCGAAAGGCATCAAGGCCACTGTGGACGAAGACAACCAGGTTTACCGCGAGGCCTACGCCTTGGTCGACGCGGTCCTCAACAGTCACGGCGATCTCGACCGCGCGCTCGTGGTCGCCTTCAAACGCGGTCTGCTCGACGTGCCGTACTGCCTGCATCCGGACAACGCCGGGCAGGCGCGCAGCACGCTCGACGCGGACGGCCGGCTCGGGTGGTCCGAGCTCGGTTCGCTGCCGTTGCGCGGGATCGCCGAGCGCGCGCCGAGCGGCCGGATCACCTCGTCGACGCTGATGTCGGCGCTTTCCTACGTCCAGCACACCCATGACACCCAGGCATTGGAGCAGCCGATGACCGCGATCGGAGGGGAACCGCGATGA
- a CDS encoding cytochrome P450, with translation MSTRRTVRAYPFDMHETSVSETYHQLQRDEPMSRVQLPFGEQAWLATKYADVKLVSADPRFSRELAQGLDQPRMRRQQMGDGIMGMDPPDHTRLRRLVMKAFTARRLEAMRESVRVLTHELIDAMIENGAPGDLVEDLARPLPVTVICNLLGVPKEDHTIFREWTQALVSDATAKGDVLDVYGDQLDNYVAQLVAQRREDPTDDLLGALVYARDAGDKLSENELISIAGAGLLTGGVETVSSALPSFIFTLLTQPELLAQLRAQPEIMPTAVEELLRWVPINTAAMFARYAREDIRIGDVVVRAGDPVLPALHAANRDPEVFANPDVIDLTRSPNPHVAFGHGPHHCIGAQLARLELQEALKAILERFPELRLADGRDGVKWEYGVIVRGPSLLRVAW, from the coding sequence ATGAGCACTCGCCGGACTGTCCGGGCGTATCCGTTCGACATGCACGAGACGTCCGTTTCCGAGACCTACCACCAGTTGCAGCGCGACGAGCCGATGAGCCGGGTGCAGTTGCCCTTCGGCGAGCAGGCTTGGCTGGCGACGAAGTACGCCGACGTGAAGCTGGTCAGCGCCGACCCCAGGTTCAGCCGGGAGCTGGCCCAGGGGCTCGACCAGCCGCGGATGCGCCGCCAGCAGATGGGCGACGGCATCATGGGGATGGACCCGCCAGACCACACCCGGCTGCGCCGCCTGGTGATGAAGGCGTTCACCGCGCGTCGGCTGGAGGCGATGCGCGAGAGCGTCCGCGTCCTGACGCATGAGCTGATCGACGCGATGATCGAGAACGGCGCGCCCGGCGACCTCGTCGAGGATCTCGCGCGGCCGCTGCCGGTCACGGTGATCTGCAATCTGCTCGGCGTGCCGAAGGAAGACCACACGATCTTCCGCGAGTGGACTCAGGCGCTGGTCAGCGACGCCACGGCGAAGGGCGACGTGCTCGACGTCTACGGCGATCAGCTGGACAACTATGTGGCCCAACTGGTCGCGCAACGCCGCGAGGACCCGACCGACGACCTCCTCGGCGCGCTGGTCTACGCCCGCGACGCGGGGGACAAGCTCTCCGAGAACGAGCTCATCTCGATCGCTGGCGCGGGCCTGCTCACCGGCGGCGTGGAGACAGTTTCCTCGGCCCTGCCGAGCTTCATCTTCACCCTCCTGACGCAGCCGGAGCTGCTCGCGCAACTGCGGGCGCAGCCGGAGATCATGCCGACCGCGGTGGAGGAGCTGCTGCGGTGGGTGCCGATCAACACCGCCGCGATGTTCGCCCGGTATGCCCGCGAGGACATCCGGATCGGCGACGTCGTGGTGCGGGCGGGCGATCCGGTGCTGCCCGCGCTGCACGCGGCGAACCGCGATCCGGAGGTGTTCGCGAACCCGGACGTCATCGACCTCACCCGCAGCCCGAACCCGCACGTCGCGTTCGGGCACGGCCCGCACCACTGCATCGGGGCGCAGCTGGCCCGGCTGGAACTGCAGGAAGCGCTGAAAGCGATTCTGGAACGGTTCCCGGAATTGCGGCTCGCGGACGGGCGCGACGGCGTGAAATGGGAGTACGGGGTGATCGTGCGCGGCCCGTCGCTGCTGCGCGTCGCCTGGTGA